A stretch of the Canis lupus familiaris isolate Mischka breed German Shepherd chromosome 37, alternate assembly UU_Cfam_GSD_1.0, whole genome shotgun sequence genome encodes the following:
- the CPO gene encoding carboxypeptidase O isoform X1, with protein MKPLLGTLCLLGILIPEGLGYDGSLAQPRREVVEETGSPWQSLDTYSYTRYHPMEEIYQWMIQISEKYAGVATQHFLGMTYETRPMYYLKISQPSDNPKKIIWMDCGIHAREWIAPAFCQWFVKEILQNYKDNPRIGRFLRNLDFYVLPVLNIDGYIYTWTTDRLWRKSRSSHNNGTCFGTDLNRNFNVSWCSIGASKNCQDITFCGSGPVSEPETKAVSSFVESKKESIVCFLTMHSYGQLILTPYGYTKNKSSNHEELIQVGQKAANALKKKHGTNYRVGSSADILYATSGSSRDWARDIGIPFSYTFELRDNGTYGFILPAAQIQATCEETMEAVLSVLDDVYEKYWNSDSAGKVTPATVVLGLLVSLVSIF; from the exons ATCCCTAGCACAACCCAGACGTGAGGTTGTGGAAGAGACAGGGAGCCCGTGGCAGAGCCTGGACACCTATTCCTATACCAGATATCACCCTATGGAGGAG ATCTATCAGTGGATGATCCAGATAAGTGAGAAGTACGCAGGAGTGGCGACACAGCATTTCCTAGGCATGACCTATGAGACCCGGCCCATGTATTATTTGAAG ATCAGCCAGCCATCCGATAACCCCAAGAAGATCATTTGGATGGACTGTGGAATTCATGCCAGGGAATGGATTGCCCCAGCTTTTTGCCAATGGTTTGTGAAAGAA ATTCTACAAAACTATAAAGACAACCCAAGGATAGGAAGATTCCTTAGAAACCTGGACTTCTACGTGCTTCCAGTTCTTAATATAGATGGTTATATCTATACTTGGACAACT GATAGGCTTTGGAGGAAATCTCGTTCATCCCATAATAACGGCACATGTTTTGGGACAGATCTCAATCGAAATTTCAACGTTTCCTGGTGTA GTATTGGCGCATCGAAAAACTGCCAGGATATAACATTCTGTGGCTCAGGACCAGTGTCAGAACCAGAGACTAAAGCCGTTTCCAGCTTTGTGGAGAGCAAGAAGGAGAGCATCGTGTGCTTCCTGACCATGCACTCCTACGGGCAGCTCATCCTCACGCCTTATGGCTACACGAAAAATAAGTCCAGTAACCACGAGGAACTG ATCCAAGTTGGACAGAAGGCAGCAAATGCATTGAAAAAAAAGCATGGAACCAATTATAGAGTTGGATCGAGTgcagatattttat ATGCCACATCAGGGTCTTCAAGAGACTGGGCTCGGGACATTGGGATCCCCTTCTCATACACATTTGAGCTCCGGGACAATGGTACATATGGATTTATTTTGCCAGCAGCTCAGATTCAGGCCACCTGCGAGGAGACCATGGAGGCTGTGCTCTCGGTCCTGGATGATGTATATGAGAAATACTGGAATTCAGACAGTGCTGGCAAGGTGACACCTGCCACGGTGGTGCTGGGCCTGCTAGTGTCCCTGGTGTCTATTTTCTGA
- the CPO gene encoding carboxypeptidase O isoform X2 — protein sequence MIQISEKYAGVATQHFLGMTYETRPMYYLKISQPSDNPKKIIWMDCGIHAREWIAPAFCQWFVKEILQNYKDNPRIGRFLRNLDFYVLPVLNIDGYIYTWTTDRLWRKSRSSHNNGTCFGTDLNRNFNVSWCSIGASKNCQDITFCGSGPVSEPETKAVSSFVESKKESIVCFLTMHSYGQLILTPYGYTKNKSSNHEELIQVGQKAANALKKKHGTNYRVGSSADILYATSGSSRDWARDIGIPFSYTFELRDNGTYGFILPAAQIQATCEETMEAVLSVLDDVYEKYWNSDSAGKVTPATVVLGLLVSLVSIF from the exons ATGATCCAGATAAGTGAGAAGTACGCAGGAGTGGCGACACAGCATTTCCTAGGCATGACCTATGAGACCCGGCCCATGTATTATTTGAAG ATCAGCCAGCCATCCGATAACCCCAAGAAGATCATTTGGATGGACTGTGGAATTCATGCCAGGGAATGGATTGCCCCAGCTTTTTGCCAATGGTTTGTGAAAGAA ATTCTACAAAACTATAAAGACAACCCAAGGATAGGAAGATTCCTTAGAAACCTGGACTTCTACGTGCTTCCAGTTCTTAATATAGATGGTTATATCTATACTTGGACAACT GATAGGCTTTGGAGGAAATCTCGTTCATCCCATAATAACGGCACATGTTTTGGGACAGATCTCAATCGAAATTTCAACGTTTCCTGGTGTA GTATTGGCGCATCGAAAAACTGCCAGGATATAACATTCTGTGGCTCAGGACCAGTGTCAGAACCAGAGACTAAAGCCGTTTCCAGCTTTGTGGAGAGCAAGAAGGAGAGCATCGTGTGCTTCCTGACCATGCACTCCTACGGGCAGCTCATCCTCACGCCTTATGGCTACACGAAAAATAAGTCCAGTAACCACGAGGAACTG ATCCAAGTTGGACAGAAGGCAGCAAATGCATTGAAAAAAAAGCATGGAACCAATTATAGAGTTGGATCGAGTgcagatattttat ATGCCACATCAGGGTCTTCAAGAGACTGGGCTCGGGACATTGGGATCCCCTTCTCATACACATTTGAGCTCCGGGACAATGGTACATATGGATTTATTTTGCCAGCAGCTCAGATTCAGGCCACCTGCGAGGAGACCATGGAGGCTGTGCTCTCGGTCCTGGATGATGTATATGAGAAATACTGGAATTCAGACAGTGCTGGCAAGGTGACACCTGCCACGGTGGTGCTGGGCCTGCTAGTGTCCCTGGTGTCTATTTTCTGA